The Pan paniscus chromosome 1, NHGRI_mPanPan1-v2.0_pri, whole genome shotgun sequence genome has a segment encoding these proteins:
- the LOC100990819 gene encoding zinc finger protein 706-like, whose protein sequence is MARGQQKIQSQQKNAKKQAGQKKKQGHDQKAAAKAALIYTCTVCRTRMPDPKTFKQHFESKHPKTSLPPELADVQA, encoded by the coding sequence ATGGCTCGTGGACAGCAGAAAATTCAGTCTCAGCAGAAAAATGCCAAAAAGCAAGCTggacaaaagaagaaacaaggacATGACCAAAAGGCTGCTGCCAAAGCTGCCTTAATATATACCTGCACTGTCTGTAGGACACGAATGCCAGACCCTAAGACCTTCAAGCAGCACTTTGAGAGCAAGCATCCTAAGACTTCACTTCCTCCAGAATTAGCCGATGTTCAGGCATAA